The window CACGCCGACCTCGTCGCGCTCCGGGCGGCCCACGCGGCGGCCGAGGAGGGCGACTGCGACGCCGTCGAACGCGCGGACCGGCGGCTGACCGCCGCGACGCTGCCGGCGGAGTTCCGCGAGAGCTCCGAGCGGACGGGCGACCGGCTGCTGGCGCTCCAGCGGGACCTGCGCGACGACGCGCTCCTCGACGAGTACGGGGCGGCGGTCGACGCGGACGAGGCGCCGGGCAACTACGCGGTCGCCCTCGGGACCGTCGCGGCGCTGGCGGGCGTGCCCGTCCGCGAGGCGTGCCTGCTGGCCTGCCACGAGTTCGCCACCGCGCAACTGGCGGCGGCCCAGCGCCTCATGCGCCTGGGGTCGACCGAGGTGCAGCGGGTCCTCGACGAGTTGCGGCCGGCGATGGTCGACGCCGTCGAGGCCAGCGCCGACCGCGGGGTCGACGACATGACGCCCTTTGCCCCGCTGGTCGACGTGCGCTCGGCGGGCCACGAGCGGGCGGAGCGACGGCTGTTCCTGAGCTGAGCGGTCCGGGTACGCGGGTCAGACCGAGTCGAGGTCGAGGTCGACGGCGTACCAGTCGAGGGCGAAGACGACGAGGGCGCCGACGACGGCGGCGCCCGCGAACGCCTGGACGGTCGCGGTGTTCCAGACGACGGCGTACTCCTCGCCGTTGAGCGTCACGATGGGTGCCCGGAGCGCGCCCAGCACCAGCGCGACGAGGAAGGCGAAGGTTACCTCGCGATTGTAATCGAGCGCGCGGCGGATGACCCGGGAGACGGTGAACAGGCCGACCAGCCCGCCGCAGACGAACGTCACGACGACGACACCGCGGTCGATCACCGGGCCGAGACCGCCGCCCGTGACGGTGCCGATGAGAGCGTCGATAAACGCCGAGAGCGTCGAGGACATCCGCTCGTACTGGCTCAGGATGACGAGCACGAGCGATCCGGAGATGCCGGGGAGGATCATCGCGCTGATCGCCAGCGCGCCCGCACCGAACACGACCGGGAGCCCGCCGGATTCCAGTACTTCGCCGTAGCCCGAGACGACGAACGCGATAGCGAACCCGCCGACCGCCGCGACGACCTCGGGGAGCGTCCGGACCGACACCGCCCGGAAGAGGATCACCGCCGAAGCGCCGATCAGGCCGAAGAAGAAGCCGAACAGCAGGACCGGCGCCGCCTCGTTTGCGATGTCCACGACCCGGGTGACGAGGATCACCGCCGAGAGGATGCCCGCGAGCAGCGCGACCAGGAACCAGCCGTCGACCTCTTCGAGGACGGCGGCCGCGCGGTCGAGCGAGACCCCGCCGTCGAGCGGGGTGAGCGCGACGACGCCGTCGAGGAATCGGCCGGGCGTGACCTCGTTGATCGCGGTGATGAGGCGCTCGTAGATGCCGGCGATGAGGGCGATCGTGCCGCCGGAGACGCCGGGGACCGCGTCGGCGGTGCCCATGAACAGGCCGACGACGAAGGTCCGCGCCCACTCGCGGACCGGCGGGACCGACTCGCGGAGCGTCACCTCGTCGCGGGCGCTGTCCGGGGCTGTCGTCATTCGGGTACACGTTCGCCTATCGGCGGGAAGTCTCTTGTGGAACGGACGACCGCGGCCGTGCGGGCCGGCCGCGGCCGACGGGCGTGAAAAGCCGGACACGACGTCCGGCGGGCGTGGGTTCGGGTGGGTGGGTGTGGGTGGTTCGGGTGCGGGTTCCGAACGGGGTGAGCGTTCGGACCGCGGTGGAATGGTGTGTGCCGAGCGACTGTCCCGACCGCTCGGCCGGGACCCGGCCCCGCACGGTCGCGGGATCGTGAACCTGACGGCTCCGTGTTCCGCTCTCACCCGGCGACTGCGCCGGGGGCCGTGGCCGCTCCTGTCGCCATTCCATCCGGTATTTCGCACCGGGGTTATGTAAATCTTATTGGTAGACGAAATAGCTATACTATCTGTCACTAGGGGCCGCCGGCCCGCGACCGCGAGGACCGGTCGCTGACCAATCACCCAAAGAACAATATCGGTCGAGGCGTTTCGTGTCGACAGATGCGAACGAGGCGCACTGCCGGGCCGGGTCGCGGCGACTCCGGGCCCGGCGACGGCCGTACCGCCACGGACAGCGGTCGACGAGGCTCGGACGACCGGCGGTCGCACCCGGCCGTCGCGGGGCGACGATGACCGGGCGGCCGCTCGCGACCGCGCTCCTGGTCGTGGCGGCGGTCGTCGGGCTGGGCGCGGTCGCCGCCGTCGACCCCGGGAACCCGGCCGAGGGCGTCGACCGGGAGCGAAACGGGTCGATCGTCGAGCGCCAGCCGTTCGTCGGGGCCGGCGGCGGATCCGGGATCTACCTGGACCTCCCGTTCTCGGTCCCGGGGGGTGTCACGGTCCCGCTGCCCGGGCCTCTCGTGGTGCTCTCCGCGCTCGCCGTCGGGCTGGCGGCCCTCTGGTACCGGTCCGACGCGGAGGTGTCGCTGGAGGGCGTGGGGGACGACCGGGCGGGGGACGAGCCCGGCGA of the Halosimplex halophilum genome contains:
- a CDS encoding urease accessory protein UreF, producing the protein MSDEATLESLRLADSFLPVGTDSVSYALEQFVADDAVADADDLRDLVGTVLRRQHGHADLVALRAAHAAAEEGDCDAVERADRRLTAATLPAEFRESSERTGDRLLALQRDLRDDALLDEYGAAVDADEAPGNYAVALGTVAALAGVPVREACLLACHEFATAQLAAAQRLMRLGSTEVQRVLDELRPAMVDAVEASADRGVDDMTPFAPLVDVRSAGHERAERRLFLS
- a CDS encoding DUF368 domain-containing protein, whose product is MTTAPDSARDEVTLRESVPPVREWARTFVVGLFMGTADAVPGVSGGTIALIAGIYERLITAINEVTPGRFLDGVVALTPLDGGVSLDRAAAVLEEVDGWFLVALLAGILSAVILVTRVVDIANEAAPVLLFGFFFGLIGASAVILFRAVSVRTLPEVVAAVGGFAIAFVVSGYGEVLESGGLPVVFGAGALAISAMILPGISGSLVLVILSQYERMSSTLSAFIDALIGTVTGGGLGPVIDRGVVVVTFVCGGLVGLFTVSRVIRRALDYNREVTFAFLVALVLGALRAPIVTLNGEEYAVVWNTATVQAFAGAAVVGALVVFALDWYAVDLDLDSV